A single genomic interval of Anolis carolinensis isolate JA03-04 chromosome X, rAnoCar3.1.pri, whole genome shotgun sequence harbors:
- the thoc5 gene encoding THO complex subunit 5 homolog, with product MSSDSGKKRKPKVIRTEGVAPEGKRSRAEAEHSQEGRPLSEEAEVELRDPSKDFALYQRTCQDLQRLMLEIQELKSRGGRDSAAEIEERRIQSCVHFMTLKKLNRLAHIRLKSGRDQTHEAKQKVDAYHLQLQNLLYEVMHLQKEITKCLEFKSKHEEIELVGLEAFYSEAPEEISRPEVTQEDPHQQTLARLDWELEQRKRLAEKYKEGLSQKETILKEIEVKKEYLSNLQPRLHSIMQASLPVQEYLSMPFDQVHKQHETARHLPPPLYVLFVQASAYGQACDKKLVVAIEGNVEEAKALCKPPEDSQDDESDSDAEEEQTTKRRRPTLGVQLDDKRKEMLKRHPLTVNVDLKCKDGSLLHLTFYFLMSLNVVTVKAKVTAAKVTAPISGGDLLSPDSLLSCLYPGDHGKRTPNPANQFQFDKVGIVSLSDYVAELGHPYLWAQKLGGLHFPKDQPQSSIMADNTLSASHMEQTMKLLKTRLESRLALHRQFASLEHGILPVSSECQHLFPAKIVSRLVKWVTITYEDYLELSYTKDVVEAGLAEDTHLYYMAFIERGTAKLQAAVALNPGYCAIPPVFSLGLNWNGERNNRNDDNIRAMEREVNVHQGELLGPRRGFQLLTNQLQRLCLLMDVYLETEAHDSSVEGPKEFPREKMCLRLARGPSRMKPFKYNHPQGFFSHR from the exons ATGTCTTCAGACTCTGGGAAGAAGCGCAAGCCGAAGGTGATCCGGACGGAGGGCGTTGCTCCAGAAGGGAAGCGCAGCCGGGCGGAGGCCGAGCACAGCCAG GAGGGCCGGCCTTTGAGCGAGGAGGCGGAGGTGGAGCTGCGGGACCCCAGCAAGGACTTTGCCCTCTACCAGCGCACCTGCCAGGACCTCCAGCGCCTGATGCTCGAGATCCAGGAGCTGAAGAGCCGAGGCGGCCGGGACAGT GCGGCGGAGATTGAAGAGCGCCGGATCCAGAGCTGCGTCCATTTTATGACCCTGAAGAAGCTCAACCGTTTGGCTCACATTCGTCTGAAGAGCGGACGGGACCAGACCCATGAG GCCAAGCAGAAGGTGGATGCCTATCACTTGCAGCTCCAAAACCTTCTCTACGAAGTCATGCACCTCCAGAAGGAGATCACCAAATGCCTTGAATTCAA GTCAAAGCACGAGGAGATTGAGCTGGTGGGGCTGGAGGCCTTCTACTCGGAGGCGCCCGAGGAGATCAGCCGGCCGGAGGTCACCCAAGAGGACCCCCACCAGCAGACCCTGGCCCGCCTGGACTGGGAGCTGGAGCAGCGCAAACG CCTGGCGGAGAAGTACAAGGAGGGCCTGTCCCAGAAGGAGACCATCCTGAAGGAGATCGAGGTCAAGAAGGAGTACCTCAGCAACCTCCAGCCCCGGCTCCACAGCATCATGCAG GCCTCTCTGCCCGTGCAGGAGTACCTCTCAATGCCCTTTGACCAAGTTCACAAGCAACACGAAACAGCCCGgcacctccctcctcccctctatGTCCTCTTTGTCCAGGCCAGCGCCTATGGACAAGCCTGTG ACAAGAAGCTGGTGGTGGCCATTGAAGGGAACGTGGAGGAGGCCAAGGCCCTTTGCAAACCCCCAGAAGACTCGCAAG atgacgaGAGCGACTCGGATGCTGAGGAGGAACAGACCACC AAGCGCCGTCGCCCGACGCTAGGGGTGCAGCTGGATGACAAGCGCAAGGAGATGCTGAAGCGCCACCCGCTGACTGTCAACGTTGACCTCAAGTGCAAAG ACGGGAGCCTCCTCCACCTGACCTTCTACTTCCTGATGAGCCTCAACGTGGTGACGGTCAAGGCCAAGGTGACCGCCGCCAAAGTGACCGCCCCCATCAGCGGCGG TGACCTCCTCTCCCCGGACTCCCTCCTGAGCTGCTTGTACCCTGGGGATCATGGGAAGAGGACCCCCAACCCGGCCAACCAGTTCCAGTTTGATAAAGTGGG CATCGTGAGCCTGAGCGACTACGTGGCAGAGCTGGGCCACCCCTACCTCTGGGCCCAGAAGCTGGGGGGGCTGCACTTCCCCAAGGACCAGCCCCAG AGTTCCATCATGGCCGACAACACGCTGAGCGCCAGCCACATGGAGCAGACCATGAAGCTGCTCAAGACGCGGCTGGAGTCCCGCCTGGCCCTCCACAGGCAGTTTGCCTCCCTGG AACACGGCATCCTCCCGGTCTCCAGCGAGTGCCAGCACCTCTTCCCGGCCAAGATCGTCTCCCGTTTGGTCAAGTGGGTGACCATCACTTACGAGGATTACCTG gaGCTCTCCTACACCAAGGACGTGGTGGAGGCCGGCCTGGCGGAGGACACGCACCTCTATTACATGGCCTTCATCGAAAGAGGGACAG CCAAACTCCAGGCGGCCGTGGCCCTGAACCCGGGCTACTGTGCCATCCCTCCCGTCTTCAGCCTCGGCTTGAACTGGAACGGCGAGCGCAACAACCGCAACGACGACAACATCCGG GCCATGGAGCGGGAGGTGAACGTGCACCAAGGGGAGCTGCTGGGCCCCCGCCGGGGCTTCCAGCTCCTGACCAACCAGCTGCAGCGCCTGTGCCTCCTGATGGACGTCTACCTGGAGACGGAGGCCCACGACAGCAGCGTGGAGGGGCCCAAGGAGTTCCCCCGAGAGAAGATGTGCCTCCGCCTGGCCAG GGGCCCCAGTCGGATGAAGCCCTTCAAGTACAACCACCCGCAGGGATTCTTCAGCCACCGCTGA